A window of the Patescibacteria group bacterium genome harbors these coding sequences:
- a CDS encoding DUF333 domain-containing protein, with protein sequence MKKIISIILFLIVASIGGAFYYYDIFAFQDNIKQPTIVNINKEIICETNKDCVPENSLIGILYICEEKKCIERSLNSPASSNCQEKKGTVDIRVDAKNVEYRVCVFSDNSECEEWKFFHNECKPGDFNLNDNIWKGKIVKSRKIEHSYYFEMLNGEYVKAVSDDNQITDLLFSLQSKEEIVKLKGEMSGKADNIGYRKLNVKQILNLNDIIFNQVDEESSLEIAKKAIQENNEFIKNEGDELELINTQTLKCPYCWIFNFSYLSKGQEKKKIEITMQEGEIKKISFVKESEILYDCEEFSMVTICTEQYEPVCAKLKKNIPNMDDGGLSSGSDYEIKWKTFSNACKACVYKGKIGKVVGYKNGECEST encoded by the coding sequence ATGAAAAAAATAATCTCGATCATTTTATTTTTGATTGTTGCTTCTATTGGCGGCGCATTTTATTATTATGATATTTTTGCTTTTCAAGATAATATTAAACAGCCAACGATAGTTAATATTAATAAAGAAATCATTTGTGAAACAAATAAAGACTGTGTTCCTGAAAATTCGTTAATTGGAATTTTGTATATTTGCGAAGAAAAAAAATGTATTGAAAGATCTCTCAACAGCCCTGCTTCAAGCAATTGCCAAGAAAAAAAAGGAACTGTTGATATCAGAGTAGACGCGAAAAATGTTGAATACAGAGTTTGCGTATTTTCAGACAATTCTGAATGCGAGGAATGGAAATTTTTTCATAACGAATGCAAACCAGGAGATTTTAACCTAAATGACAATATTTGGAAAGGAAAGATTGTTAAATCAAGAAAGATTGAACATAGTTATTATTTTGAAATGTTAAATGGAGAATATGTAAAAGCAGTTAGTGATGATAATCAAATAACGGATTTGCTGTTTTCGTTGCAAAGCAAAGAAGAAATAGTTAAATTAAAAGGCGAAATGTCTGGCAAAGCTGATAATATTGGATATAGAAAATTAAATGTCAAACAAATTCTGAATTTAAATGATATTATTTTTAATCAAGTTGACGAAGAATCAAGTCTTGAGATTGCAAAAAAAGCAATACAAGAAAACAATGAATTTATTAAAAATGAGGGCGATGAGCTTGAATTAATTAATACTCAAACATTAAAATGCCCTTATTGCTGGATTTTTAATTTTTCATATCTTAGCAAAGGACAAGAAAAGAAAAAAATAGAAATAACAATGCAGGAAGGAGAAATAAAAAAAATTTCTTTTGTCAAAGAGAGCGAAATTTTATATGATTGCGAAGAATTTTCTATGGTAACAATTTGCACTGAACAATATGAACCTGTTTGTGCTAAACTTAAAAAAAACATTCCTAATATGGATGATGGCGGACTTAGTTCAGGCTCTGACTATGAAATAAAATGGAAAACTTTTTCAAATGCTTGCAAAGCTTGCGTTTATAAAGGAAAAATCGGCAAGGTTGTTGGTTATAAAAATGGAGAATGCGAAAGCACATAA
- the acs gene encoding acetate--CoA ligase: MAKNNKRDLTEVLSAEQKKYFPSKKFLKDAIVKDYEKALKKARRAPEKFWEEAAEDLHWFKKWDKVLDKTKKPFYKWFINGKCNLAYNALDRHIENGNKDKLAIIWEDETGREKKYTYQELYDDVNKMTNALRGLGIKKGDRVAIYMPNIPEIAITMLACLKIGAMHSVVYAGFSSGALRDRIKDARAKILVTADGSFRRGKVIDLKKIADEAVRQCKTIKKVIVAKNNGAKIKFNKRRDIWFNDFIKNQLTEAKTAKMDAEDPAFVLYTSGTTSKPKGVIHVHGGYAVGVLRTIKWVFDLKGDEIFWCTADPGWITGHSYIIYGPLMAGVTTVMYEGVPDVPAPDRIWKIIEKYKVNVLYTAPTLIRAMMRYGSKWPQKHKMKSLRILGSVGEPINPEAWKWFYKYVGKNRCPIMDTWWQTETGMNMITPLPSAPLKAGSACKPFPGIIADIVGKKGKKVPVGKGGYLIIKNQWPSMIRTIFNNPKRYLKTYWKQVKGAYFTGDVAFKDKDGYFWIQGRTDDVLKIAGHRIGTAEVESAIVSHKNVVEAGAIGIPDEIRGEVIKVFVILKKGVKGTDGLKIKLKKQVRKILGPIAIIKDIEFVEKLPKTRSGKIMRRVLKAKELNLPLGDTSSLI, encoded by the coding sequence ATGGCTAAAAACAACAAAAGGGACCTTACAGAGGTTTTATCAGCAGAACAGAAAAAATATTTTCCGTCTAAAAAATTTTTAAAAGACGCGATTGTCAAGGATTATGAAAAAGCATTAAAAAAAGCAAGGCGCGCTCCTGAAAAATTTTGGGAAGAGGCGGCAGAAGACTTGCATTGGTTTAAAAAATGGGACAAAGTTTTAGATAAAACAAAAAAGCCTTTTTATAAATGGTTTATAAACGGCAAATGCAATTTAGCTTATAACGCTTTAGACAGACATATTGAAAACGGGAATAAAGACAAGCTCGCCATTATTTGGGAAGATGAAACAGGCAGAGAAAAAAAATATACTTATCAAGAACTTTATGACGATGTAAATAAAATGACGAACGCTTTAAGAGGTTTGGGAATTAAAAAAGGAGACAGGGTCGCAATATATATGCCCAATATTCCTGAAATTGCGATAACAATGCTTGCTTGTTTAAAAATTGGAGCAATGCATTCAGTTGTTTACGCTGGATTTTCTTCAGGAGCTTTAAGGGACAGGATAAAAGACGCTCGCGCGAAGATTTTAGTTACGGCTGATGGAAGTTTTAGGCGCGGGAAAGTGATAGATTTAAAAAAAATAGCTGATGAAGCTGTAAGGCAATGCAAAACAATTAAAAAAGTTATTGTCGCGAAAAATAATGGCGCAAAAATTAAATTTAATAAAAGAAGAGATATTTGGTTTAATGATTTTATAAAAAATCAATTAACAGAAGCAAAAACAGCAAAAATGGATGCTGAAGATCCTGCTTTTGTTTTATACACTTCTGGCACAACATCAAAGCCAAAAGGCGTTATTCATGTTCATGGCGGATATGCTGTTGGAGTTTTAAGAACTATAAAGTGGGTTTTTGACTTAAAAGGAGACGAAATTTTTTGGTGCACAGCTGATCCAGGTTGGATTACTGGACATAGTTATATTATTTACGGTCCGTTAATGGCTGGTGTTACAACAGTTATGTACGAAGGTGTGCCTGATGTGCCAGCGCCTGACAGAATTTGGAAGATTATTGAAAAATATAAAGTTAATGTTTTATACACCGCGCCAACGCTGATTAGAGCAATGATGCGTTATGGATCTAAATGGCCACAAAAACATAAAATGAAAAGTTTGCGAATTTTAGGATCTGTTGGAGAGCCAATAAATCCAGAGGCATGGAAATGGTTTTATAAATATGTTGGCAAAAATCGCTGTCCAATAATGGATACATGGTGGCAGACAGAAACAGGAATGAATATGATCACGCCATTGCCGTCAGCTCCGCTAAAAGCAGGAAGCGCTTGCAAGCCATTTCCTGGAATTATCGCTGATATTGTCGGCAAGAAAGGGAAAAAAGTTCCTGTTGGCAAAGGCGGATATTTGATAATCAAAAATCAATGGCCATCAATGATCAGGACAATTTTTAATAATCCAAAACGATATTTAAAAACATATTGGAAGCAAGTTAAAGGCGCTTATTTTACAGGCGATGTCGCTTTTAAAGACAAAGACGGGTATTTTTGGATTCAAGGAAGGACAGATGATGTTTTAAAAATCGCAGGGCATAGAATTGGAACAGCTGAAGTTGAAAGCGCTATTGTTTCACATAAAAATGTTGTTGAAGCAGGAGCTATTGGCATACCAGACGAAATTAGAGGAGAAGTAATCAAAGTTTTTGTTATTTTAAAAAAAGGTGTGAAAGGAACTGACGGATTAAAAATTAAATTGAAAAAACAGGTTAGAAAAATTTTAGGACCAATCGCGATTATTAAAGATATTGAATTTGTTGAAAAATTGCCTAAAACCAGAAGTGGAAAAATTATGAGAAGAGTTTTAAAAGCAAAAGAATTGAATTTGCCGTTAGGCGACACCAGTTCATTAATTTAA